The following proteins are encoded in a genomic region of Bernardetia sp. MNP-M8:
- a CDS encoding transposase, protein MYLQSEQLYHIYNRGNNKQQLFFNRENYLYFLRFVKKHVAPYCEIINYCLMPNHFHFLISTTEYSVQEMKLGNITTNKLSNAFRIVLSSYAKGSNAERGRQNVLFKPKTTAKSLEEGSANYADTCFYYIHQNPLKAGLVTKLENWEFCSFQDYAKLRNGTLCNKELANQFIDFDKDNFLKESYQMIPEEKLKFIF, encoded by the coding sequence ATGTACCTTCAATCTGAACAACTATACCATATCTACAATAGAGGAAATAATAAACAACAGTTATTTTTCAATAGGGAGAACTATTTGTATTTCTTGCGATTTGTGAAAAAGCACGTTGCTCCTTATTGTGAGATAATAAATTATTGTTTAATGCCTAATCATTTTCATTTTTTGATTTCCACAACAGAATATTCAGTACAGGAAATGAAATTAGGAAACATTACTACAAATAAACTTTCAAACGCTTTTCGAATTGTTTTGAGTAGTTATGCAAAAGGTTCGAATGCAGAAAGAGGAAGGCAAAATGTACTTTTCAAACCCAAAACCACAGCGAAGAGTTTGGAGGAAGGAAGTGCAAATTATGCTGATACTTGTTTCTACTATATTCATCAAAATCCTTTGAAAGCAGGTTTAGTAACAAAGTTAGAAAATTGGGAGTTTTGCTCTTTTCAAGATTATGCTAAACTTAGAAACGGAACATTGTGTAATAAGGAATTAGCAAATCAGTTTATAGATTTTGACAAAGATAATTTTTTGAAAGAGTCGTATCAAATGATTCCAGAGGAAAAGCTAAAATTTATATTCTGA